A region of Theileria annulata chromosome 2, complete sequence, *** SEQUENCING IN PROGRESS *** DNA encodes the following proteins:
- a CDS encoding cleavage stimulation factor subunit 1, putative (chr2.C.cand.160 - cleavage stimulation factor subunit 1, WD40 domains) — MVEPERLFFYEALLQQLVDDGFEDAVALIESKYKVKPNSMLRKDHLFDIFNKCGYLSSRVLLESKLNEEEDVLKCGKNRVREVLSYTNVPVEMNPDLNEVAYKIMAEILNHKPSRCVAQSHDCSLVAVGGVSGSLRVIPFINVLNKREKRKPNTLSTNTLSGHIEQVDALDFHPRKNILASGGIDNTIIFHDINTSNGFIYSTSEMSKECMKFHPCGDFLFAGTSNSIIRLYDVVTSKCYTSSKTTHQHKGGGINGCDFNLLGSLLFTAGSDGSILIWDSKNLECIYSMDSAHNDLPVISIKCDVNNHYLLSSGLNGITKLYDLRMLKEVIDLLFIDFPDHELWS, encoded by the exons ATGGTTGAGCCGGAACGTCTTTTTTTCTACGAAGCTCTATTACAGCAGCTTGTAGATGACGG TTTTGAAGATGCTGTAGCTTTGATTGAATCTAAATACAAGGTTAAACCCAACTCTATGTTAAGGAAGGATCatttatttgatatatttaataagtGTGGATATTTATCATCCAGAGTTTTGTTGGAATCCAAGCTAAATGAGGAAGAAGATGTTTTAAAAtg TGGAAAAAATAGAGTTAGAGAGGTTTTATCCTACACTAACGTTCCCGTTGAGATGAACCCTGATTTGAATGAGGTTGCCTACAAGATTATGGCTGAAATTCTAAACCATAAG cCTTCTCGATGTGTTGCTCAATCACATGATTGTTCCCTTGTTGCAGTCGGCGGTGTATCCGGCTCACTAAGAGTTATCCCCTTTATTAATGTGTTGAATAAGAGAGAAAAGAG GAAACCCAACACATTATCAACAAACACCCTCTCCGGCCATATTGAACAAGTTGATGCACTTGATTTCCATCCTAGAAA AAATATTTTGGCCTCCGGAGGAATAGATAATACCATAATTTTCCATGATATTAATACCTCAAATggttttatatattcaacTTCAGAGATGAGTAAGGA GTGTATGAAGTTCCATCCGTGTGGAGACTTTTTGTTCGCTGGTACATCGAATTCTATTATTAGGTTATACGACGTTGTTACCTCCAAGTGTTACACATCCTCAAAAACAACTCACCAACATAAA gGTGGTGGTATTAATGGTTGTGATTTTAATCTTCTTGGCTCACTATTGTTTACTGCTGGCAGTGATGGTTCAATATTG ATTTGGGACTCTAAAAACTTAGAATGTATTTATAGCATGGATAGTGCGCATAATGATTTGCCTGTCATATCAATTAAGTGTGATGTGAATAACCATTATCTGTTATCTTCTGGTTTAAACGgaataactaaattatatgACTTAAGGATGCTCAA